TTATCCCAATGATGGGGATAAATAAAACCCTTTTTCTGGTCATGGCAGTGAAGGCAGGAAGCCTGATTCTTGTAAAAAAGTCCTCTTCACTCCCTTCCTGATTTCTTCTATAATCTTCATATGAAGGCATTAAAAAGGGATTCCCTCGAAAGATACTTCGGAAGCATTCTAAAAGGATGTAAGCTAATTGAGTTTAAGCCATTAGGAAGGGGTGTTCACGGAAGGGGTTTTCTCATCTCCCTTAAGACAAAAGAGGGCATAAAAAACTATGTTCTTAAGGGCATTCTGCCAGAAGGGCTTGGTCATGACTATCCTTCTGATAGGGCAGGAATGCTTCTTTTAGCACTTAACAATTACGGAAGGCTTTTAAAGCATGTAAAAGCCCTTGATGTTCTCTCACTCGGTAAGAAAGGCATTCTTAAATCCATAGGTGGCGGAAAGGAATACTTTCTTCTTATGGAGCAGGCAGAAGGAACATCGTATTTCAAAGACCTCAAGGAATTCTCGAAAAAGAAATGCCTCGATGAAGAGGATAAAAAAAAGATTCTCTTAATGGCAGAATATCTTAGAAAGATACATTCTGTGAAGAAACGCTCAAGGACCCTTTATCTTAGAAAACTCAGAGATATTATAGGTCATGGAGAATGCCTTATGGGTGTGTTTGACACATACCCAGATGGAGTCTTAAGTTGCAAGAGGATGGCTGAGATTGAGAAAAAGTGTATTGACTGGCGGGCAAGACTTAAAGATAGATGGAGAAGGCTTTCGCAGATACACGGAGATTTCCATCCCGGCAATATCTGGTGGGCTAATCATAAGGATTTCGTTTTACTTGACAGAAGTAGAGGTGAATGGGGCGAGCCTGCCGATGACATAACTGCACTTGCCATAAACTATATATTCTTCTCGATAAAGCACTTTAATGCCATAAAAGGAGCATATCTGGAGGGATTTAGATTGTTTTTTGAAAAATACATAAGCCTTACAGGCGACAGTGAGATTCTCGATGTTCTTGCCCTGTTTTTTGCTTTTAGGGGTGCTGTTGTCGCAAACCCTGTTTTTTATCCTGAGCTTACACAAAAGCAAAGAAGGCTCCTCTTCAGGTTTGTAATAAATGTGCTTGACTCTAAGAGATTCATTCCGGATAAGGTTCAGTGTTATCTCAAATTATAGATTGACTTTACCTATAGTTTTGTAGTAAAAATTAATATGGGTGAGCTGTCAGCACTCAGGAAGAGACTCCTCATCGGCTATACGATAATACTCTTTCTTGTCCAATGGGGACTGCCTCTGTTTTATTTCTTCTTCGGTCTTAACCTCCAATGGGAACTGGTATCATCCACGGTTGTTTTGTTTTTTTTGGGTGTTACCGTAACAGGCAGTATATTCGGCATATATATTCCACTAAGGATTTTAAGGACAGATGCCTCTTATCCAAACAAGGTAGTATTCTTAAATGCCATTGGCGTTGGGATTTTCTATGGCACAGGAATATTTCATCTCAGGTACACATACGGTGCCACATTTCTTACTGTTGCCAAGATTTCGATTCTTGCCTTGAGTGTTGGGATTTTGCAATGTCTTTCTTCGTTCATTTTTACGCTTAAGACCCTATATCCCTATATGCAACGGGATGGTCCTAAAAAAAGGAAAAGTTTGTTTTATAAAAACCTACTTTTTGTCTTCTCCCTTGTTCTTCTTGGCATAATAATCGTAGGCAGTGTATCGTTCAACGAGGTCGAGGAATTCCTAAGAGGGCATTTTGCAGAGCAGAGTATTCAGATAGATAATGTCCTGTTAAATGTGCTTTTGGCATTTCTGATAGCAGGGGCAATTGTTTTAATACTTTTGTTTGAATTCACACGGCTGATGGTTTTGCCCTTAAAAGAGCTTTCTGATTCCGCAAAGGCAATTTCAGCCGGGCAAATG
This portion of the Nitrospirota bacterium genome encodes:
- a CDS encoding phosphotransferase; the encoded protein is MKALKRDSLERYFGSILKGCKLIEFKPLGRGVHGRGFLISLKTKEGIKNYVLKGILPEGLGHDYPSDRAGMLLLALNNYGRLLKHVKALDVLSLGKKGILKSIGGGKEYFLLMEQAEGTSYFKDLKEFSKKKCLDEEDKKKILLMAEYLRKIHSVKKRSRTLYLRKLRDIIGHGECLMGVFDTYPDGVLSCKRMAEIEKKCIDWRARLKDRWRRLSQIHGDFHPGNIWWANHKDFVLLDRSRGEWGEPADDITALAINYIFFSIKHFNAIKGAYLEGFRLFFEKYISLTGDSEILDVLALFFAFRGAVVANPVFYPELTQKQRRLLFRFVINVLDSKRFIPDKVQCYLKL